In one window of Microcoleus sp. FACHB-68 DNA:
- a CDS encoding DoxX family protein, with amino-acid sequence MFKIENLKEIFRVILSVALIVLGVLHFTISEPFVKIMPPQLPYPLELVYISGFFEILGAIGLLVPPVSRAAAWGIIALFIAVFPANINMAVNHIHIDGIPDSPWFQAVRLPLQAVLIAWAWWYTKPSDPDKQASIIPKNLISKLPTS; translated from the coding sequence ATGTTTAAAATTGAAAACTTAAAAGAAATATTTAGAGTAATTTTATCAGTAGCTTTAATCGTACTTGGCGTGCTTCACTTTACAATTTCCGAGCCATTTGTAAAGATCATGCCACCTCAACTCCCCTACCCCCTGGAATTAGTTTATATTAGTGGATTCTTTGAAATATTGGGGGCAATCGGTTTATTAGTCCCGCCAGTTTCCCGTGCGGCGGCTTGGGGAATTATTGCGTTATTTATCGCAGTTTTTCCAGCGAATATTAATATGGCTGTCAATCACATTCATATTGATGGAATTCCAGATTCGCCTTGGTTTCAAGCAGTTAGGCTACCGTTACAAGCAGTTTTGATTGCTTGGGCGTGGTGGTATACAAAGCCTAGCGATCCCGATAAGCAAGCAAGTATTATTCCAAAAAATTTAATTTCTAAGTTGCCTACGAGTTGA
- a CDS encoding Dps family protein, with amino-acid sequence MRKLNIGLTDEQRDGVIDLLNHDLADAYLLLIKTKKYHWDVVGPQFRSLHQLWEEHYQALTINIDELAERIRTLGGYPIGTAEGFLKYASIKEHIGDLPLATQMVARLVDDHEQIIRNLRDHVDQSGDKYHDQGTADFLTGLMEQHEQMAWMLRSFIEGESLVSDGQKPQASPQTAAHV; translated from the coding sequence ATGCGTAAGTTAAATATCGGTCTTACTGACGAGCAACGCGATGGTGTCATTGATTTACTCAATCATGACCTCGCCGATGCTTATCTTTTGCTGATCAAAACCAAGAAGTATCACTGGGATGTGGTTGGCCCTCAGTTCCGCTCACTCCACCAATTGTGGGAAGAACACTATCAAGCATTAACCATTAACATTGATGAGCTTGCAGAACGGATTAGAACTTTGGGCGGTTATCCGATTGGAACGGCTGAAGGCTTCCTAAAATATGCCTCGATTAAAGAGCACATTGGCGATCTGCCTTTAGCAACACAAATGGTTGCTCGCTTGGTCGATGATCACGAGCAAATTATCCGTAACCTGCGTGATCATGTCGATCAGTCTGGTGACAAATACCACGATCAAGGAACGGCAGACTTTTTAACCGGCTTGATGGAACAGCACGAACAAATGGCTTGGATGCTGCGTTCGTTTATCGAGGGGGAATCCCTGGTATCGGATGGACAAAAGCCTCAAGCTTCGCCCCAAACTGCCGCTCACGTCTAG
- a CDS encoding methyltransferase domain-containing protein, translated as MESDDSLLNVEAVSFWQQRYQEGTAGWNLGQPAPPFVSFLNARQAPPPGRTAVLGCGEGYDALLFASKGFEVVGFDFAPSAIAAANQLAEAAGISTQFLQRDIFDLADEFASYFNYVIEHTCFCAILPGRRPAYVELVRDLLRPDGELLGLFFTHSRAGGPPFGVTPAQIEEYFAADFELLSLVPVANSVASRQGEEHFGRFRRK; from the coding sequence ATGGAATCGGACGATTCTCTACTCAATGTTGAAGCGGTAAGTTTTTGGCAGCAGCGCTATCAGGAAGGAACGGCTGGCTGGAATCTAGGACAACCGGCTCCTCCTTTTGTTAGCTTTTTAAACGCTCGTCAAGCTCCACCCCCCGGTCGCACGGCAGTTTTGGGCTGCGGGGAGGGTTACGACGCTTTGCTGTTTGCTTCTAAGGGTTTTGAAGTTGTTGGTTTTGACTTTGCTCCTTCTGCCATTGCAGCAGCAAATCAGTTGGCTGAAGCTGCCGGCATTTCTACTCAATTTTTGCAGCGAGATATCTTTGACTTGGCAGATGAGTTTGCCAGTTATTTTAATTATGTGATAGAGCATACTTGCTTCTGTGCCATTTTGCCGGGAAGACGGCCTGCTTATGTTGAGCTGGTGCGAGACTTATTGCGCCCGGATGGGGAATTGCTCGGTTTGTTTTTTACCCATTCTCGTGCCGGCGGGCCTCCTTTTGGGGTGACACCGGCACAGATTGAGGAGTATTTTGCTGCTGATTTCGAGTTGCTGTCTCTAGTGCCGGTGGCGAATTCGGTGGCGTCACGTCAAGGCGAGGAGCATTTTGGGCGCTTTCGGCGAAAGTAG
- a CDS encoding PAS domain S-box protein — protein MKLERAQRLREYCRDEAAFEGLQQIFNTLEANHRQAQEQLLFLASVLDQVCHAIIATDKDGKIVYWNGYAQMLYQWQAEEVMGKSINETFATQVNHHQAEATLSTVKNTGSAQREWVAQRKDGSQFVAEVSDAVLRDSSGNLLGFVGIYADATERKRAEEALRKSEERYRALYEETPSIYFTLDAGGTVLSVNAFGAEQLAYTPEELIGQSFLKVVYEDDKPAVRQHLNTCLQQPASVSRREVRKVRKDGSLLWVRQVARAVPGNDGNLIVLMLCEDITEQKQAQEARLQRETKNTALRQVIPSLMFQLDKTGSFLDFMPESKDQNSFLNFKLQKKIPVASLSICNSNSVTNYYESPTYFNASTVVSNELEHQVQKRTSQLKKSLDFAAGIQRITDEIRDSFDEAQILQTAVVALHSVLKTDYCCAAVYNLERTQATICYEATQPQFGSAVGCTIDIADAPNTYGRLLRGEYYQSHELGDISTPELCKHLPVKLLFPISSDDQGVIGHLAVFNRMGTVLGKTEILLVQQVANQCAIAIRQARLYQACRAQVEELAKLNRLKDDFLSTVSHELRSPIANMKMAIHLLQAAGDPDRRERYLKILRTECDRENDLIEDLLDLQRLEADAYRSHTTAVNLSEWLPTILTPFNYRISNRQQILEVEYPPELPPIISDPISLGRIVTELLNNACKYTSAGGKIALSIRHSEGGGESVTPNPSAAAPVCLFTIVNQAEIPKAELPRIFDKFYRVPNADPWEQGGTGLGLALVYKLVEQLGGSIQVESDAGWTAFTVALPTHL, from the coding sequence ATGAAACTTGAACGCGCTCAGCGCCTGCGTGAATATTGCAGAGACGAAGCCGCCTTTGAAGGGCTGCAACAAATTTTTAATACTTTAGAAGCGAACCATCGGCAGGCGCAAGAGCAACTTCTGTTCCTAGCATCCGTGTTAGACCAAGTTTGTCATGCCATCATCGCTACAGACAAAGACGGCAAAATAGTTTACTGGAACGGTTACGCGCAAATGCTCTATCAATGGCAGGCTGAAGAAGTTATGGGCAAAAGTATTAACGAAACGTTCGCAACGCAAGTGAACCACCACCAAGCCGAAGCAACCCTCAGCACAGTTAAGAACACAGGTTCAGCGCAGCGAGAATGGGTTGCACAGCGTAAAGACGGCAGCCAATTTGTCGCAGAGGTGAGTGATGCCGTTTTGCGAGATAGCAGCGGCAACTTGCTCGGCTTTGTCGGAATTTACGCCGATGCTACTGAGCGCAAACGTGCTGAAGAAGCACTGCGAAAAAGTGAAGAACGATACCGAGCCTTGTATGAAGAAACCCCCTCGATATATTTCACCTTAGATGCCGGCGGAACCGTGCTTTCCGTCAATGCTTTTGGAGCTGAACAATTAGCCTACACTCCAGAAGAATTAATCGGGCAATCTTTCTTGAAAGTTGTTTACGAAGACGATAAACCGGCAGTGAGGCAGCACCTGAACACTTGTTTGCAGCAGCCGGCATCCGTATCGCGCCGAGAAGTTCGCAAAGTGCGAAAAGACGGCAGCCTGTTGTGGGTGCGACAAGTCGCTCGCGCTGTACCAGGAAATGACGGAAACTTGATCGTACTCATGTTGTGTGAAGATATCACAGAGCAAAAGCAAGCGCAAGAAGCCCGATTGCAGAGGGAAACAAAAAATACGGCATTGCGGCAAGTGATACCAAGTTTAATGTTTCAGCTAGATAAAACCGGCAGCTTTCTGGACTTCATGCCAGAATCTAAAGACCAAAATTCTTTTTTAAACTTCAAGTTACAAAAGAAAATTCCAGTCGCTTCACTCAGCATTTGTAACAGCAATTCCGTAACAAACTATTACGAATCACCCACTTATTTTAACGCTAGCACTGTCGTCAGCAACGAGCTAGAACATCAAGTTCAAAAACGCACTAGCCAACTGAAAAAATCACTTGATTTTGCCGCCGGCATTCAGCGCATCACCGATGAAATTCGCGATAGCTTCGATGAAGCTCAGATTTTGCAAACCGCTGTCGTCGCACTTCACAGCGTCCTGAAAACAGATTATTGCTGCGCCGCTGTTTACAACCTTGAACGCACACAAGCAACCATTTGCTATGAAGCCACCCAGCCTCAGTTCGGATCGGCTGTGGGCTGTACGATCGACATAGCAGACGCCCCTAATACCTATGGCCGGCTGCTACGCGGCGAATACTATCAATCTCATGAACTAGGGGATATTAGCACACCCGAACTGTGCAAACATTTGCCGGTAAAACTGCTGTTCCCCATCTCATCCGATGATCAAGGAGTTATCGGTCACTTAGCAGTATTTAACCGAATGGGCACCGTTCTAGGCAAGACAGAAATTCTCTTAGTGCAGCAAGTCGCCAATCAGTGCGCCATTGCTATTCGCCAAGCCCGACTATATCAAGCCTGCCGCGCACAAGTCGAAGAACTCGCCAAACTTAATCGGCTCAAAGATGACTTTTTAAGTACCGTTTCTCATGAATTACGCTCACCCATCGCTAATATGAAAATGGCGATTCACCTGCTACAAGCGGCTGGCGATCCAGATAGACGCGAGCGCTATTTAAAGATTTTGCGAACCGAATGCGACCGAGAAAATGATCTGATTGAAGATTTATTAGATTTGCAAAGGCTGGAAGCGGACGCCTACAGATCACACACAACCGCTGTAAATTTATCTGAGTGGTTGCCGACGATTCTCACCCCTTTTAATTACAGAATCTCCAACCGGCAGCAGATATTAGAGGTTGAGTATCCGCCTGAACTCCCCCCCATTATTTCAGATCCCATTAGCTTAGGGCGGATTGTCACAGAACTGCTCAACAATGCCTGCAAATACACAAGTGCCGGCGGCAAGATAGCGCTAAGCATCCGCCACTCTGAGGGAGGGGGAGAATCTGTGACACCTAACCCTTCAGCCGCTGCACCCGTGTGCCTGTTCACCATCGTTAATCAAGCGGAAATTCCCAAAGCTGAACTGCCGCGTATCTTTGACAAGTTCTATCGAGTTCCTAACGCCGATCCCTGGGAACAAGGCGGCACCGGCTTGGGGTTAGCTTTGGTTTACAAACTTGTCGAACAGTTAGGCGGCAGCATTCAAGTTGAAAGTGATGCCGGTTGGACAGCTTTCACGGTTGCCCTCCCCACCCATTTATAA
- a CDS encoding MFS transporter — protein MTNTSPSADSPISPESEKLNFSTKLAYGAGDMGTAITAMLLISFLSPFLTDVAGLAPGLAGKTQLVGKVWDAVNDPLVGVLSDRTQSRWGRRYPWMIWGAVPFGVFFFLQWVVPRFSNTESINQWGLFFYYTIISILFNTFYTVVNLPYTALTPELTQDYNERTSLNSFRFTFSIGGSILSLLLALVIAQLIPNDRGQQFLVLGGICAIFSVLPLYWCVWGTRKRAAAVAAKHPETEQPVSLPVLQQLKLILNNRPFLFVVGIYLFSWLAVQVTAGIIPYFVGSLMRLGQTEINLVLLLVQGTALSMLFVWGAISKRVGKKAVYFMGMSVWILAQAGLFFLQPGQVGLMYFLAAMAGLGVSTAYLIPWSMLPDVIELDELRTGQRREGIFYSFMVFLQKICLGLAVWLMLESLGWAGYIKPTAAIPLPDQSDAVDMVIRIAIGPLPTLALIVGLVLAYFYPITREVHAEILLQLQERRAERGTRD, from the coding sequence ATGACTAACACTTCCCCTTCTGCTGATTCCCCTATTTCACCTGAGTCTGAAAAGCTCAACTTTAGCACCAAACTGGCCTACGGGGCAGGGGATATGGGGACGGCAATCACAGCAATGCTTTTGATTTCTTTTTTGTCACCCTTCCTCACCGATGTGGCCGGGTTAGCCCCCGGCTTAGCCGGCAAAACCCAGCTGGTTGGTAAGGTTTGGGATGCCGTCAATGACCCATTAGTGGGGGTGCTGAGTGATCGCACCCAAAGCCGGTGGGGACGCCGCTATCCCTGGATGATCTGGGGGGCAGTTCCGTTTGGAGTCTTCTTTTTTTTGCAGTGGGTTGTCCCCCGCTTTAGCAATACCGAAAGTATTAATCAGTGGGGTCTGTTTTTCTACTACACGATTATCTCGATTTTATTTAATACCTTCTATACAGTTGTCAATTTACCTTACACTGCTCTAACTCCCGAACTCACCCAAGATTACAACGAACGCACCAGCCTCAACAGCTTTCGATTTACCTTTTCCATTGGCGGCAGCATTCTGTCTTTATTGCTGGCTTTAGTGATTGCACAGCTCATTCCCAATGACCGAGGACAGCAGTTTTTGGTATTAGGAGGGATTTGTGCAATTTTCTCTGTACTGCCTTTATATTGGTGTGTTTGGGGAACACGCAAACGTGCCGCTGCAGTGGCCGCAAAACACCCGGAAACCGAGCAACCTGTGTCTTTGCCGGTGTTACAACAGCTAAAGCTAATTTTGAACAACCGGCCTTTTTTGTTTGTGGTCGGAATTTATTTGTTTTCTTGGTTAGCTGTGCAGGTGACGGCTGGAATCATTCCCTACTTTGTGGGAAGTTTGATGCGCCTGGGACAGACGGAAATTAATTTAGTGCTGCTATTGGTGCAGGGAACTGCTTTAAGTATGCTGTTTGTTTGGGGTGCGATCAGCAAGCGCGTGGGCAAAAAAGCCGTTTACTTTATGGGGATGAGTGTCTGGATTTTGGCACAGGCAGGACTGTTTTTCCTGCAACCCGGTCAAGTCGGGTTAATGTACTTTTTGGCAGCGATGGCCGGCTTAGGGGTGTCCACAGCTTATCTAATTCCCTGGTCGATGCTTCCCGATGTAATTGAATTGGATGAACTGAGAACGGGACAGCGTCGCGAGGGCATTTTTTATAGCTTTATGGTGTTTCTGCAAAAAATTTGTTTAGGACTTGCGGTGTGGTTGATGTTAGAAAGTCTAGGTTGGGCCGGCTATATTAAGCCCACTGCCGCAATCCCGCTGCCCGATCAATCGGATGCTGTAGATATGGTGATTCGCATTGCGATTGGCCCTTTGCCAACACTGGCTTTGATTGTCGGTTTGGTACTGGCTTATTTTTATCCGATTACCCGTGAAGTCCACGCTGAAATTTTACTGCAACTTCAGGAACGCCGAGCGGAACGAGGAACTAGAGATTAG
- a CDS encoding HEAT repeat domain-containing protein has translation MNPLTLKQISEHLDSENSRDRMIALASLRQFPADDAVPLIKKVLDDQSLQVRSMAVFALGVKQTDECYPILVRLLETDPDYGIRADAAGALGYLEDGRAFEPLVRAFYEDTDWLVRFSAAVALGNLKDPRAHDVLMKALDSEEVVVQQGAIAALGEIKSIESVDRILRFAQSEDWLIRQRLAEALGHLPSEKSVSALKYLAKDAHWQVAEAASISLQRLDEAGI, from the coding sequence ATGAATCCGCTTACTTTAAAACAAATTTCCGAGCACCTAGACAGCGAAAACTCTCGTGATCGCATGATAGCGCTGGCTTCCCTGCGGCAATTCCCAGCCGATGATGCGGTGCCCTTAATTAAAAAAGTCCTTGACGATCAAAGCTTGCAAGTGCGCTCAATGGCAGTGTTTGCGCTGGGAGTCAAACAAACAGACGAGTGCTATCCGATTTTGGTGCGGTTGCTAGAAACTGATCCAGATTACGGCATTCGCGCTGATGCTGCCGGCGCTTTGGGATATCTAGAAGATGGGCGAGCGTTTGAGCCGCTGGTGCGGGCGTTTTATGAGGATACAGATTGGCTGGTGCGCTTTAGTGCGGCGGTGGCGCTGGGAAATTTGAAAGATCCTCGCGCTCATGATGTGCTGATGAAAGCGCTCGATAGTGAGGAAGTGGTGGTGCAACAAGGGGCGATCGCAGCGCTGGGTGAAATTAAATCGATAGAGTCTGTTGATCGCATTCTCCGCTTTGCTCAGTCTGAAGATTGGCTGATCCGGCAGCGTTTGGCAGAGGCGTTGGGGCATTTGCCGAGTGAGAAGAGTGTTTCGGCGCTGAAGTATTTAGCAAAGGATGCTCATTGGCAAGTGGCTGAGGCGGCGAGTATTTCTTTACAGCGTTTGGATGAGGCGGGAATTTAG